From Pararhizobium sp. A13:
TGGCCTCACGCCGTCGCCGGGGCTGATGACCATGGCGGCCAGGCTCGATGTTCCCGTCTATGCGATGATCCGGCCACGGCCGGGCGATTTTGTGTTCGGTACGGATGATATCAGCATCATGCGCGCAGAGATCGACGCAGTGCGCGTCGCAGGTCTTGCCGGTGTCGTGCTCGGAGCGAGCCGCTCCTCTGGAAATTTGGATGTGGCCACATTGCGACTGCTGGTCGAACACGCCGCAGGGCTCGGATGCACGCTGCACCGCGCCTTCGATCTGGTCCCGGATTTTGCAGAGGCAGTCGATATCGCCGTCGCTCTCGGTTTCGAGCGCATCCTGACATCGGGAGGGGCCAAAAAGGCTCCGGACGGCGTTGATGCGCTGGCATCGATCATGACGGCTGCGAACGGCCGTATCTCGATCATGCCGGGATCCGGCGTAACGCTGGAGACGATCGACGGAATTCTGTCTCGCCTTTCCGTCAGCGAGGTCCATTCCTCATGCTCGATCGATAAGCCGGCTCATGATCCCCGGCTGGTGTCGCTCGGTTTTGTTGCGCCAAGTTTCAAGCGGACGGATGCAGATGTGGTCCGCAAATTGAAGGCGCAGCTGACCGCCGCGCTCTGATAGCCAAAAGCTTAGACCTGAAATACGCGCTGGCCGCCAATCCAGGTCGAAGCCATCTCCAGCCGTTCCGTCAGCAGCACGAAATCGGCGTCCAGCCCGGGCAGCAACCGACCCTTGCGAGTAGCAACGCCGACGGCGTCAGCGGGATAGGCAGATGCCATGCGGATCGCTTCGTCGAGCGGCAGGTTCAGCTTTTCATGGGCAAAGCGCACGGATGACAGCATGTCGATATCGGCGCCGGCCAGCGTCCCGTCGGCCAGCGTCAGGCGCCCGCCCTTGCGGAAAATCTCGCGGCCGTTGAGCAGGAAACTGGTCTGGTCGGAGCCGATCGTCGACATGGCGTCGGTGACGATGAAGATCCGCCCCGGGCCGTTCTTGGCGCGAAGGGCTATCCCCATCGACACCGGATCGACATGGAAACCATCGGCAATGATCCCTGCGTAGAGGTCGCCGGTATCGAGCGCGCCACCAACGACACCGGGCTCACGGTGTCCGAGCGGGCTCATGGCGTTGAACAGATGGGTGACGGTGCGCGCGCCGGCCTGCGCATATTCCACAACGGTCTTATAGC
This genomic window contains:
- a CDS encoding copper homeostasis protein CutC — translated: MTSILLEVCVEDAAGLMAAVEGGADRIELCSALSVGGLTPSPGLMTMAARLDVPVYAMIRPRPGDFVFGTDDISIMRAEIDAVRVAGLAGVVLGASRSSGNLDVATLRLLVEHAAGLGCTLHRAFDLVPDFAEAVDIAVALGFERILTSGGAKKAPDGVDALASIMTAANGRISIMPGSGVTLETIDGILSRLSVSEVHSSCSIDKPAHDPRLVSLGFVAPSFKRTDADVVRKLKAQLTAAL